The Alphaproteobacteria bacterium genomic interval CGCTTTGGGTCAATTATTGCTGATTTAAAAATTTAACACCTAAAAAAACTCGCGCTCGATCGAAAAAACTGCGTCCCCTTGAACTTGAAGGAGAAATGTAACTTCCTATCGCGGATTTTGGGTCTATTCCCCCACATTGTTTTTAACTGCCAAAACCTGTAGTATCTGAGCGAGGAGTTTAGATATGCATCGCCCATTTTTAATTCGAAAATCCATTGTACTAGTATCGGTGAGTTTGGCGGTAGTAGTCGGTTTGTTTTATGAAAACTTAGGTTTTTTTTCCTATTTTTACTTGGCAGTTTTACTGGATTACGTATGTCACTACATTTTGGGGGTGAAACCCTCTCAGTTCGTAATCCGTGCGCAATTGAAGAAACACCAACACGTAACACCGAGGCAGTTAGATCGATACTTTGACACACGAAGGAACATAAGAGGTTGCTCCTTGATCCTTGCTGGAGTTGCAGCAGCTTATGCACAAATCTCCGGTACCTATGCACTCGAAGTGTTTTGTCTGAGTTATGTGATAGCCACCTTCGTGGGTATTTTGTGTGTATGTTTTTTCTTGAAATTAAAACGTCCAAAATTATTCCGAAGAGATGATCGGTATTATGCACCTCATAGAAGAATGCCTGGACGAATAAGTGCAGCTGAATTTTCTTTATCAACAACCGATAGAGGACCAATGGGAGTATTTGAATCATAAAGTTGTTGCAGGGAAGTATCATGGTTTTTCATCCTTTCTTATCCCGGATTGTTTCTCGAGAATTTCTTTTTGCTCAATAAGCTGGTCTTCCATAAATGATAACTGTTCCTTAACGTCACTGCGAGGTTTGGAATTTAATTTGAAGGTATCCCCAAATCCTTGTTCGGAAGCTTTTGCTGCAACATCATGCAGAAAGTCTTCCTTATGAGAAATCCCTTCTTTCGATTGACTATAGGTCGCCTCAATATCGCTGTTTGTGGTGAGCAGGCCCTGAGAATCAAAATAGCTCTGCATTTTGCTTTCCAAAAAGCGTTGTTGGTACTGATGATCAAGATTTGGCCGAGAAGACAGAATCGTCTCTGCCTCGTGAATTCCCATGTGCCCTTCCGAGTTTGGTAGAGGCTGCTCTTGTAGCCAATTGACGTATTCCTGGCTTAAATTCGCATTAATACTTCCTGCATTTTGTTTTGTAAAAGCAGCCATTTTTGAGAACGCTTCAGACTTTTGGAAGCTTGCGCTTGCTTCCTCTCTGTATTGCTCTGATTTATCATAGGAGGCATTGAGGGAAGAGACGTATTTTTGTCCTTTGTCACTAAGCTCCGAATACCGCATATCGTGGGCAGCTTGTTGGCCTTGATTCAAAGCTTCTTGAAAGTTTTGTTGTTTTGAGTAGTCTTGAGCTGCAGAAAACATTTCTCGGTCAATTTTTGACCCCCACACCTGACCAGTTAATTCGCTAGACGTCGTTGCACTGGCTCCTGTCCCAAATACTTCAAAACCAACCCCTGCACTTACTGAAGCAGAGACTCTACCTAGAAGCTGCTGGGCTTGCTCTTTGGAAACACTATGATCCTTTGCAAAACGATCCACGAGCCCATCTAATGTAGTAAAGGCTTGATTTTGACTCGCTGTTTCACCTGTATAGTAACTTTCACTTTCAGAGGATTGATGTGCTTGATGCGTACTTAAATCGAGAAGTTGTCGATTATGATCGGCTTTTGCATGAGTTGCAGCAACGAGGCTGTTTTCAGCTGCCTGTCGGGCTTCGGAGGATTGCTCTGTATAGCTATTACTTAAGCTTTCAGACAGATTAATTCCTGTTCTTAAATTTGAGCTCGATACATTGATGAGATGGCTCCCTTCTGCGGTTGTTGTCCGGCTTTTCATCCCATCATTTTGGGTAAAAGAGCCTGATGCGTGAGAAGGTGAAAGGTTTTGTTGCCCGAATGTTGAATTGTTTGCTTGAACTGTTCCTTGTGAGACATTTCCAAAACTGTAGTTGCCACTCATAAGATCTTCTGCAGCTCTTCCTGCAGCACTCACAGCAGGACTTGCGAGATGGCTTGCAAGATGCACAAAGCTTGCAGCCCCTCCTCGTACAAGGGCGTACGCAAGAGATCCAACCGCAACAGACATAAATCCTGCTTGTGCCGCCATATCTGCATGAAGATTCATAAATCCGACAGAGTTTGCAAGAGTAATCCCTCCTGCATCGCCTAAAATGCCAATCCCTTTAGATCGGACCGATATATTCATGATAAAGTTCAAGACTGCATAGAGAGGAGGCCAAAGTTGGATCCACATCACAAGGCCAACCCATCTAGAGATAAATTTCCATCCAATGGGCAAAAGTGCCATAGGAAGCATAAAAATGAAGGCTGCATAAATAAGGGCTTCCATAACGTTTTTCATAGCAATGAGTTTTTGTGCTGCAATTTGTCCCAGAGTTTCTTGTGTTTCTCGCTGTTGAAGATATGCGCGCCTTACAGCAAAGTTTGGGGCGTTTCCAAGGGATGTGGATTTTTGTTCTGTGGCATCCACAAGGGAGTAAATCATCATTTGTTGCATCATGAGCTCTTCGGCGGACTTTGCCATTTTCGTCATATAGTTGAAGGAAACGGGCAAGTATTGCTTTAAAAGTTGTCCATTAAGTGTGGGTGTCTGAGAGGCGTTTCCAAAAATTTTTCTCTCAAATAATTGGAACGCATTCGTATTTTCTGTTTTGAGGAGATCATCGAGTAATGCGGCACCCTTTTGGCACGTTAAAATTTGAGCGCTCGCGCCTTTGCCGGGAGCTTTAAAGAGAAAAGACCGTGCCGGTGAGGGGTTTTCTGTCACAAGCCGCCATATGTCAGGGCTGTTTTTAAGAGTATCCCACGTGTATTTTTTGCCGAGAAGAGCATCGTAGACGACACATTGGTTCATAAAGGATCGCATGGTGTCACTGAGTTCAGTATTGGTAATATGGAATGTTCGTGCATCACTTATTAAGTTTGATGCAAGCACACTGCCCGTTTTGTGATACTTGAGGTCATCGGGAATTGAGAAGGTTTTCTCAATTTCTTTTGTAGCCACATCTCCTATTTGGCTGATAATACCTGCCACCATCCCAAGTCCTGCAGGAACATTGTCGACCGTAAAACGGGAGCTTGTTACAGGGTCATGAATATGAACTTTGCATGTCGGGGCAAAAAATAGAGTTAGGGCGAGATAAAAAGGAATCATCCAGTTGTTTAAAAACTTTGCACGATCTCCGTAAATTATACTAGCCGTTGCCCACGTAAGGCCGATAAGAAGCGCGAAACGCACAAGAGGTGTGTAGAGAGAGCCAGTTTTTGAATTAATAAGAGCTGAGATTGCATTGAAAGTGGTAGCTAGAATCTCGCCTGCACCATAAGTGACAACTGTAAAGTCCATTTAAATTCCTTCCTCACTTAAAGCTCCTACTTGAGACATGATATTTTTCTCAAGAAGTTCTGTTTTTCGAACAATGCTTATGATTTTTTCTATCTCTTGGAAACTTCCTGTACGTCGATCAATAATGCGTTTTCTTGCCTCATTTAGAGATTTTTGGAATCGGTTGAGTTGCACATCATCTACCTGCACAAGCCTTATGTGGTCGGTACTTTCATTAATGACGTCTATAATCTCACTTAAATATTGGAAGATGATGTCAATGGCTCCAAGTTCCGCATAGTCCATAATATCAACAGGTGATGCACCTCTTCTATACGCAGTTGAGACATTAATGATTTTGTAAAACGGCAAACGTGTTGAATTTAGGAACGCAATTTCAGGAAGTGAGAGAGCTTCATCCTCATAAATTTTGTTTTGAATGCTGAGGAGTATTTTTCTAACTTTTTCAAGGAGAGACTCATCATGTTCGATGCTCATAACTCGTTCACGAAGATCCAAGCATTTATCCGCATCAACGCAGGTATAGACTCTTACTTCTCCTCCATGGAGAAGTGCTGATAAAAAAGAGTCTTTATCAGCAAGGGAGACTTTCGTTTGAAGGGTATGATTTTTAGAGATAATTGTGCCAGAAACCGACATAAAGAACTCAGCAAGTTTTTTATCGGATTGCAGGAAGGCGTTTTCCTGGATGGCTTTCCAAGCAAGATTAAAATCGACTCCAAGCATACTTTTAAAACGGGGATCTTCGCTTGCAGATCCAATAACACTGTCTCTTTTTCCGGAAGCACCACATCCTTGGCGTGCGGCCGCATAGTCAGAAAAACCACCATATTTTCCTTCCGTCCCAATCATCTTGCAGAGGTGACCCTGTGCTTCATTTGATTTTGGCCACACGGAACCGAGTGTGGTCGCAGCAATCTCGCAGGAATTGATATTGGATTGGTTTATTTTTTGAACGAGATCATTGAGCTCAGTCATGATATTTTTGACCTGTGGAGACATGGTCTCAATGGCAAGGAGTAGGGCATAACTTGCCATGTTTGATCCAATGGATTTTAAGGCCTCTAGAAGGCGTTCTGAGCTAAGATGAGAGAAAGCTCCCATAAACATATCAATCCCTCCACAGCCAGCTTTATAATCAGGGAGTTGAATGGTGCCGAGCTGAGAGGTATGGATTTGATTGCGCAGAAAGAGATTTCCACCTGTATAGTATCCTGCCGTTTGATCTTCGTAAGCGCCAGCACGGGAAATGTTAGAAGAACTACCCAGTTTGTTAAAGAAATTTGAGAGATCTCCAGTAACATCAGCGGAAGACGATGAGCTTATGAGCGTACTGAAAAGAAGAAGGAGGAGAAATTTTCTCATAGAGATTCCTTTAGGATAAGAAGGCGAATACGTTCCTCTATTTGGTCTTGCGTTCCGATATTTAATGGATAGATTTTGTTGGTTTTTGGCTCGATGGCGAGGAGTGTCGGAGTGTGTTTAATTTGTAGGGCTTTCAAAATACCGTATTTTTTACGGGGATTTTTAAATTCAGGCAGAGGCAAGCCATCTACTGATATTGCAATCACAGACCAACCGTATTTTTTGGAGAATACTTTCACAATTGGGGCAAATTTCTGGGCATAGGGGCACGTGCCTTTAAAGATAAAAAAGAGGCCGTGTGTTTTGGAAAGAGCATGAATCTGTAATTCTAGTTTTTTCTGCTCTTCTTCGAGGTATACGTGACGCCCTACCTGGGACGTTGGATGTTTTAGGGAATAATCGAGGTGAGGTGTTGTAAAGAGCACTTGGAGCCAAGTTTCTGAAAACTTGCTGGCGCGCTCGAGAAGCACACGTTGTATTTCCATGTAAGATTTGACGTTCTCAAAGGTTGGGTTTATAACAGCCGTTGCCTTCAGATTTTCCAATCTTTCTTGAAACGCCTTCAAAAGATGAACAGAACTGTCTTTAACTTTCTTCATTCTCCTTTGAGGTTTAGTATCTGGTGTTTTATGTTCGTACCAGTGCCATCCTTCTGCCTTGAGGTTATAAAAAGAGGCGTGTAGATCCAGTGCTGAGCACGAAAATAAAGTGACTAGGAATAAAAACCTCATTGTGTGGCCTGTTTTTTAAAGCCGCGTGTTATTTGTTCTACTCTTGTTGATAGGTTCCTTCGAACTACCTCTGAAGATTTTAGGTTAGGTGTTACAAAATCCCTATACAGTTCACTTAAATTAATTTTATCAAAATTTATTCGAGAGAGTTCTTCGGGTTTAAACCCTCGGCAATCAGGGTGCTCTGAGTCACCCCAGGTAAATCCAATTTGAGGACGGCCTTGTTCGTGCAGCAGGCGAGCAAGCTTTGTTGGAAAACAGCAATGGCCTTTCTTCTTTTTGATACATCCAACAACAGGGATTTTTTCGGCGCAATAGGTGCCGATCTCTACACAGAGTCCTTTGTCCTTTCTTTGAGCAAGATCCAGTTCTTCACCATCACATCCAGAAAGATTAAGGGATATTCCCCAACCTTTGCCATTGGTGCAGCAGTTTTTAAAGCCACCAAACGCAATTGTACATTTCTTTGATTGTCCCTTAAAAATATCTATAGAGTCTGCATTGGATGGGAAATTCGAGGCACGAATATCATTCTGGATTTCTTTAAGAGATGCGAGTTTTGTAATGGCTTCATCCATATCTCTATTAGGGATGATCTCTGGAATTTGTGGTGGGGAAGGGAGTTTAATGTGAGGATTTTTAATCTCTTCAATTTTTGCATTTTTAGGACATTTGTACGTTTGTTCCCAAACAAGGCAGGTATTTTCAACAGTTTTAATGCACTTTGACTTTATCTGATTACAGCCGCTCTTACGCAAAGGATGACAGTTGTTTTTGGAGGGATATGAGCAGCTATAGTAAAAATCATATCGCCAGCAGTCTCTCGC includes:
- a CDS encoding conjugal transfer protein TraH; translation: MRKFLLLLLFSTLISSSSSADVTGDLSNFFNKLGSSSNISRAGAYEDQTAGYYTGGNLFLRNQIHTSQLGTIQLPDYKAGCGGIDMFMGAFSHLSSERLLEALKSIGSNMASYALLLAIETMSPQVKNIMTELNDLVQKINQSNINSCEIAATTLGSVWPKSNEAQGHLCKMIGTEGKYGGFSDYAAARQGCGASGKRDSVIGSASEDPRFKSMLGVDFNLAWKAIQENAFLQSDKKLAEFFMSVSGTIISKNHTLQTKVSLADKDSFLSALLHGGEVRVYTCVDADKCLDLRERVMSIEHDESLLEKVRKILLSIQNKIYEDEALSLPEIAFLNSTRLPFYKIINVSTAYRRGASPVDIMDYAELGAIDIIFQYLSEIIDVINESTDHIRLVQVDDVQLNRFQKSLNEARKRIIDRRTGSFQEIEKIISIVRKTELLEKNIMSQVGALSEEGI
- the traF gene encoding type-F conjugative transfer system pilin assembly protein TraF, coding for MRFLFLVTLFSCSALDLHASFYNLKAEGWHWYEHKTPDTKPQRRMKKVKDSSVHLLKAFQERLENLKATAVINPTFENVKSYMEIQRVLLERASKFSETWLQVLFTTPHLDYSLKHPTSQVGRHVYLEEEQKKLELQIHALSKTHGLFFIFKGTCPYAQKFAPIVKVFSKKYGWSVIAISVDGLPLPEFKNPRKKYGILKALQIKHTPTLLAIEPKTNKIYPLNIGTQDQIEERIRLLILKESL
- a CDS encoding conjugal transfer protein TraN, coding for MIVALLLVFLTSPWNAYANDYVSKLQMHAVETIKSNTPNLLPDYKTDMPQEVSLNEHHSIEAATQHSFENSEVANHLKKTAENRPYFVVDPEYDPISKNSYKSVINPERTLLEPLQNILPSSEFDIKTCEESKSSQEYKCSKSLLPPEFHIEPAKYSNYWCSKGNHRPDDPKCRAKTYYPVARMYAPEKIRIIGESWTSTCQTLENYEQSVICKLVRKECPEGPETRDIVGTLGPENKPASRPIARDCWRYDFYYSCSYPSKNNCHPLRKSGCNQIKSKCIKTVENTCLVWEQTYKCPKNAKIEEIKNPHIKLPSPPQIPEIIPNRDMDEAITKLASLKEIQNDIRASNFPSNADSIDIFKGQSKKCTIAFGGFKNCCTNGKGWGISLNLSGCDGEELDLAQRKDKGLCVEIGTYCAEKIPVVGCIKKKKGHCCFPTKLARLLHEQGRPQIGFTWGDSEHPDCRGFKPEELSRINFDKINLSELYRDFVTPNLKSSEVVRRNLSTRVEQITRGFKKQATQ